A stretch of Coccidioides posadasii str. Silveira chromosome 2, complete sequence DNA encodes these proteins:
- a CDS encoding uncharacterized protein (EggNog:ENOG410PGV0~COG:G~TransMembrane:14 (i78-101o113-132i144-163o169-189i201-220o232-257i269-288o294-318i339-363o375-395i402-426o432-458i470-491o545-563i)~BUSCO:5013at33183), translated as MRVETVADNGWNSAASETTPLLISQEDGRQDHAVLSGSVAKANGDPGTDEEELKANEVDAARAAQFEGLPDAQTKLKYIIPSISIGVFLSAADQTIIVASYGKIGSDLNALNLTNWVATSYFLSLTSFQPLYGRLSDIFGRKACLLFSYTVFGLGCVFCGLARDIKELIAARIFQGIGGGGMTTVVSILLSDIVPLRDRGVWQGIINIIYATGSGLGAPLGGFLADSIGWRWAFLAQGPICLVAFIAVAFLLHLPAIDESHWREKLKRVDFLGATTLVFAVFGFLLGLDRGTNIAWNLPITIVSLTVSIALFALFFCIEMWIASDPFAPGHIIFERSLLACYFANFFSFGSWLAGIFYLPLFFQAREGVSATGAGLRLLPSIIAGVSGSLVGGFIMRKTGRYFWVTVWSYALLTAGLLVIYLFSGAILDSTIAIMIGMVMCGLGNGVGVTTTLIALLANASPEDQAVATACSYLFRSLGSVIGVSLSSGIVQQTLRSSLRSALRDSKDIDKIVNGVRESLDYLKALDPPIRQIVRECYGHATNSSFGFMAAVAFFSLLSSAFIREQKLSG; from the exons ATGAGGGTAGAGACTGTGGCCGATAATGGTTGGAACTCGGCGGCCTCTGAGACTACTCCGCTGCTTATCTCCCAGGAAGATGGACGCCAGGATCACGCCGTCTTGAGCGGATCAGTGGCTAAGGCCAACGGCGACCCTGGCACAGATGAGGAGGAATTGAAAGCAAATGAGGTTGATGCAGCTAGAGCTGCTCAATTTGAGGGCCTACCTGATGCACAAACAAAATTGAAATACATTATCCCAAGCATATCGATCGGT GTATTTCTTTCTGCTGCGGACCAGACAATTATTGTCGCAAGTTATGGCAAGATTGGAAGCGATCTAAATGCCCTCAACCTTACTAATTGGGTTGCTACGTCCTACTTCTTATCCCTGACTTCGTTTCAGCCGCTCTATGGACGCCTCAGTGATATTTTTGGGCGTAAAGCGTGTCTGCTATTTAGCTACACTGTATTCGGGCTCGGGTGTGTTTTTTGCGGTCTAGCCCGAGATATTAAGGAATTGATTGCTGCCAGA ATCTTTCAGGGTATTGGAGGCGGAGGAATGACCACGGTAGTAAGCATACTTTTAAGTGACATTGTCCCTCTTCGAGACCGCGGCGTTTGGCAGGGAATCATTAATATCATCTATGCGACCGGGTCCGGGTTGGGTGCACCACTAG GGGGATTCTTAGCTGATTCTATCGGTTGGCGCTG GGCCTTTCTTGCTCAGGGTCCAATCTGTCTTGTGGCTTTTATTGCGGTTGCATTCCTGTTACATTTACCAGCAATCGACGAGTCACATTGGCGAGAAAAGTTAAAACGCGTTGACTTCCTAGGAGCGACAACCCTTGTCTTTGCTGTTTTCGGTTTCCTACTTGGATTGGATCGGGGTACCAATATTGCATGGAATCTTCCTATAACGATTGTATCGTTGACCGTATCAATTGCTCTATTTGCATTGTTTTTCTGCATTGAGATGTGGATCGCTTCCGATCCGTTTGCGCCCGGTCATATCATCTTCGAGCGAAGCTTACTTGCTTGTTACTTTGCCAATTTCTTTAGTTTTGGCTCCTGGCTTGCTGGTATCTTTTACCTCCCATTGTTTTTTCAAGCACGTGAAGGTGTTTCTGCCACAGGGGCTGGTCTTAGGCTCCTGCCTTCAATAATAGCGGGGGTAAGTGGTTCTCTAGTCGGTGGCTTTATCATGAGAAAAACCGGCAGATATTTTTGGGTGACAGTTTGGTCGTATGCCCTGCTCACTGCCGGTCTGCTTGTGATTTACTTGTTCTCAGGTGCAATTTTGGACAGCACCATTGCCATTATGATCGGAATGGTGATGTGTGGATTGGGAAATGGAGTGGGAGTAACAACAACTTTGATTGCTTTAC TCGCGAACGCATCCCCAGAGGATCAAGCTGTTGCTACTGCATGCTCATACCTATTCCGGTCACTGGGCTCTGTAATTGGAGTTTCCCTTTCCTCTGGTATTGTCCAGCAAACACTTCGTTCTAGTCTACGCTCAGCTCTCCGGGATAGCAAGGATATCGACAAAATTGTCAACGGTGTTAGAGAGAGCCTTGATTATCTAAAGGCCCTTGACCCTCCTATTAGGCAGATCGTGCGGGAATGTTATGGCCATGCTACTAATAGTAGCTTTGGTTTCATGGCTGCGGTGGCTTTTTTTTCACTTTTGAGCTCTGCTTTTATACGCGAGCAGAAGCTTAGCGGCTGA